A portion of the Thiohalomonas denitrificans genome contains these proteins:
- a CDS encoding bifunctional aminoglycoside phosphotransferase/ATP-binding protein, translating to MDLEAEDKQQGGRIQALADSCRSTGPEGSVRIIETHISRVLLAGRYAYKFKRPLDLGFVDYSTLERRRHFCDEELRLNQRTAPDLYLERVSVAETTEGPVFGGTPAVEFAVKMLRFPETELMSRMQRDGRLQPEHIDALAQRIATFHLDLPGTTAYGDAESILAPMAENFRQIRRFLAEHPAELNQLEQWSEARYQQHRSLLGERWQAGFIRECHGDLHLNNIVFYNGRPQAFDGIEFNPQLRFIDPVSEIAFLTMDLTNRHAGPLAWRFLNRYLEWTGDFGGVTLLRFYQVYRAMVRAKIAAIRLSQITDDRQSRSELDSYLKLACHFTKSCRPFLLLTWGLSGSGKTTVSQTLVEQLGAVRARSDVERKRLFNLAPDADSASAPGGGIYTPEATLQTYERLESITEQLLAGGTPALVDATFLKREERDRFALLAQRRGVPFLILQCEAPESVLRERVASRQADGSDASEADIAVLIQQLSHVQRPAPDEPVITIDTSRPLFTNRLIEQIEKELDTSWQANA from the coding sequence ATGGACTTGGAAGCGGAAGACAAGCAACAGGGCGGGCGGATTCAAGCCCTGGCGGATTCCTGCCGGTCCACTGGGCCGGAGGGGTCGGTACGTATCATCGAAACCCACATCTCCCGCGTCCTGCTCGCCGGACGGTACGCCTACAAATTCAAGCGTCCGCTGGACCTCGGGTTTGTCGACTATTCGACTCTCGAACGGCGACGCCATTTCTGCGACGAGGAGCTGCGCCTGAACCAGCGCACGGCCCCGGACCTCTACCTGGAGCGGGTGAGCGTCGCCGAGACGACGGAGGGACCCGTCTTCGGGGGTACGCCGGCTGTCGAATTCGCCGTAAAGATGCTGCGTTTCCCCGAAACGGAGCTCATGAGCCGCATGCAAAGAGACGGGCGTCTGCAACCGGAGCATATCGATGCCCTGGCGCAGCGGATCGCCACTTTCCATCTCGACCTGCCCGGTACCACAGCCTACGGCGATGCCGAATCGATATTGGCGCCAATGGCGGAGAACTTTCGGCAGATCCGCCGGTTTTTGGCCGAGCACCCGGCAGAACTCAACCAACTGGAGCAATGGTCAGAAGCCCGTTACCAACAGCACAGATCGCTGTTGGGCGAGCGCTGGCAGGCGGGCTTTATCCGCGAATGCCACGGCGATCTGCACCTCAACAATATCGTCTTTTATAATGGCCGGCCCCAGGCATTCGACGGTATCGAGTTCAACCCGCAACTCCGTTTCATCGACCCCGTCAGCGAGATCGCCTTTCTCACCATGGACCTTACCAACCGGCACGCCGGGCCGCTGGCCTGGCGTTTTCTCAACCGCTATCTGGAGTGGACCGGTGATTTCGGTGGCGTGACACTGCTGCGTTTCTACCAGGTCTACCGGGCCATGGTGCGGGCAAAGATCGCGGCCATCCGCCTCTCCCAGATCACCGATGATCGGCAAAGCCGTTCGGAACTGGACTCCTACCTGAAGCTGGCTTGCCATTTCACCAAAAGCTGCCGGCCCTTCCTGCTACTGACCTGGGGCCTCTCCGGCTCCGGCAAAACGACGGTGAGTCAAACGCTCGTCGAGCAGCTCGGGGCGGTCCGCGCACGCTCTGACGTCGAACGCAAACGCCTGTTCAATCTGGCTCCGGATGCCGATTCCGCATCGGCCCCGGGGGGCGGCATCTATACCCCCGAGGCGACCCTGCAGACCTATGAGCGATTGGAGTCGATCACCGAACAGCTCCTGGCCGGCGGTACTCCTGCGCTTGTGGACGCCACCTTTCTGAAGAGGGAGGAACGGGACCGGTTCGCTCTACTGGCGCAGCGCCGCGGCGTCCCGTTCCTGATACTGCAGTGCGAGGCCCCGGAGTCGGTGCTGCGCGAGCGCGTAGCAAGTCGGCAAGCCGATGGCTCGGACGCATCGGAGGCCGATATCGCGGTGCTCATACAGCAACTTTCTCACGTTCAGCGACCGGCGCCCGATGAACCCGTAATCACTATCGATACCTCCCGGCCACTGTTCACGAACCGATTGATCGAGCAAATTGAAAAAGAGCTGGACACCAGCTGGCAGGCGAACGCCTGA
- a CDS encoding ATP-dependent DNA helicase: protein MQTPGDILGPDGPFARLLTGFSPRLQQREMADAVAEAIAGREVLVAEAGTGTGKTFAYLVPALLSGEKVIISTGTRNLQDQLFTKDLPLVRDALALPVEVALLKGRANYLCLPRLDAAVEEGFASRRIAAEIQTVRRWAAITAAGDIAELTALPEDSQVWPMVTSTADNCHGGECDHFNDCFLMKARRAAQEADVLVVNHHLLFADMALKESGFGELLPGASAFILDEAHQLPETASHFFGTSITGNQLLELVRDSITEELREAGDSRSVRESAESLEKSVRDLRLAFGESLRRGPWREVMAQVMPVAKSTAACLGVLNDALEQLSKRGKGLEACARRAVELSARFDQLVSDSPVEGYIHWYETHKRSFGVNLTPMEVDQVFREQLERFPQAWIMTSATLAVGEEFGHFTQRLGIGDAVTRRWESPYDFARQAVLYVPQGIPEPPASDYTAAVVESAIPVMEAAGGRTFMLFTSHRALHEAAELLEGRFDYPILIQGDAPRSKLLERFRELGNAVLLGTGSFWEGVDVRGEALSCVVIDKLPFASPGDPVLQARIDAMREQGGNPFRDHQLPQAVISLKQGVGRLIRDATDYGVLVLCDPRLGSRSYGRVFLDALPPMTRTRKLEVVERFFRIRQQPRTANR from the coding sequence ATGCAGACACCCGGTGACATCCTTGGGCCGGACGGGCCCTTCGCCCGGCTACTGACCGGTTTTTCGCCGCGCCTGCAGCAGCGGGAAATGGCCGATGCCGTGGCCGAGGCCATCGCAGGCCGGGAGGTACTGGTCGCGGAGGCCGGGACCGGCACCGGCAAAACCTTTGCCTATCTGGTACCCGCCCTGCTGTCCGGCGAGAAGGTGATCATCTCCACGGGGACCCGCAATCTCCAGGATCAGCTCTTCACCAAGGATCTGCCGCTGGTCCGGGATGCCCTGGCACTGCCCGTGGAGGTTGCGCTGCTCAAGGGGCGGGCGAATTACCTCTGCCTTCCCCGCCTGGATGCGGCCGTCGAGGAGGGATTTGCCAGCCGGCGAATCGCAGCCGAGATCCAGACCGTCAGGCGTTGGGCAGCTATTACTGCCGCCGGTGATATTGCCGAACTGACGGCATTGCCGGAGGATTCCCAGGTTTGGCCGATGGTCACCTCTACCGCCGACAACTGCCATGGCGGGGAGTGCGATCACTTTAATGATTGTTTTCTGATGAAGGCGCGTCGGGCGGCGCAGGAGGCGGATGTCCTGGTGGTCAATCACCACCTGCTGTTCGCCGACATGGCGCTCAAGGAAAGCGGGTTCGGTGAACTGCTGCCCGGGGCCAGTGCCTTCATCCTGGACGAGGCACACCAGCTTCCGGAGACGGCGTCCCACTTTTTCGGCACAAGCATTACCGGTAATCAGTTGCTGGAGCTGGTCCGTGACAGCATTACCGAGGAGCTGCGCGAGGCGGGGGATAGCCGGAGTGTGCGCGAAAGTGCCGAGTCTCTGGAGAAGTCCGTTCGTGACCTGCGACTTGCGTTCGGGGAGTCGCTGCGGCGTGGTCCCTGGCGTGAAGTGATGGCGCAGGTGATGCCCGTCGCAAAAAGCACCGCGGCTTGTCTGGGAGTGCTGAACGACGCCCTTGAGCAGTTGTCGAAGCGGGGCAAGGGACTGGAGGCGTGTGCCCGTCGGGCGGTGGAGTTGTCGGCGCGTTTCGACCAGCTGGTGTCCGATTCGCCGGTCGAGGGCTACATCCATTGGTACGAGACCCACAAGCGCTCGTTCGGGGTCAACCTGACCCCCATGGAGGTGGATCAGGTCTTCCGCGAACAGCTCGAACGTTTCCCCCAGGCCTGGATCATGACCTCTGCCACGCTGGCGGTGGGGGAGGAGTTCGGCCACTTCACCCAGCGGCTCGGCATCGGCGATGCCGTGACTCGTCGCTGGGAGAGCCCCTACGACTTTGCCCGGCAGGCGGTTCTTTATGTGCCACAGGGAATCCCGGAGCCGCCCGCCTCCGACTACACGGCCGCAGTCGTGGAGAGTGCCATACCGGTTATGGAAGCGGCCGGGGGACGGACCTTCATGCTGTTCACCAGTCACCGTGCACTGCACGAGGCGGCGGAACTGCTCGAAGGGCGTTTCGACTATCCCATTCTGATCCAGGGTGATGCGCCGCGGAGCAAGTTGCTGGAGCGCTTTCGGGAACTCGGCAATGCGGTGCTGCTGGGCACCGGAAGCTTCTGGGAGGGGGTGGATGTGCGTGGAGAGGCGCTCTCCTGTGTGGTCATCGACAAACTCCCTTTCGCCTCGCCGGGCGACCCGGTGCTGCAGGCCCGGATCGATGCCATGCGCGAGCAGGGCGGCAATCCGTTTCGGGACCACCAGTTACCGCAAGCGGTGATTAGCCTCAAACAGGGGGTGGGGCGTCTGATTCGCGACGCTACCGATTACGGCGTCCTGGTACTTTGTGACCCGAGGCTGGGTAGCCGCAGTTATGGCCGCGTTTTTCTCGACGCACTGCCGCCCATGACCCGAACCAGGAAACTGGAAGTGGTGGAACGTTTTTTTCGAATCCGGCAGCAGCCTAGAACAGCGAATAGGTAA
- the tsaB gene encoding tRNA (adenosine(37)-N6)-threonylcarbamoyltransferase complex dimerization subunit type 1 TsaB translates to MKLIALETATEACSAALCSDGETLERYTVQPRGHADLILGMVDELLSEAGLKLGELDALAFGQGPGAFTGVRIAVGVIQGLAFGAELPVVPVSTLQALAQGAFREQGHGRVLAAIDARMGEVYWGAFTEGPSGLLEPAGEEGVFRPEAVPFSTGSDWFGVGSGWNTYPEVLARHLGRDIPHDGERLPRARDIAALAVPVIGRGEGLPAEKALPVYLRDQVVRKPA, encoded by the coding sequence ATGAAACTGATTGCCCTGGAAACCGCCACTGAGGCCTGCTCGGCAGCCCTCTGCAGCGATGGTGAAACGCTTGAACGCTACACCGTCCAGCCGCGTGGCCATGCCGACCTGATCCTCGGGATGGTCGACGAGCTCCTCTCCGAGGCGGGCCTGAAGCTCGGGGAGCTGGATGCCCTGGCCTTTGGTCAGGGGCCCGGCGCCTTCACCGGTGTGCGAATCGCGGTCGGTGTGATTCAGGGGCTGGCTTTTGGTGCCGAACTGCCGGTGGTGCCGGTTTCCACCCTGCAAGCATTGGCGCAGGGGGCATTCCGTGAACAGGGACACGGCCGGGTGCTGGCCGCCATCGACGCCCGGATGGGGGAGGTCTACTGGGGCGCCTTCACGGAGGGCCCTTCCGGCCTCCTGGAGCCTGCGGGCGAAGAGGGTGTGTTCAGGCCCGAGGCGGTGCCGTTTTCGACCGGGAGCGACTGGTTCGGGGTCGGCTCCGGCTGGAACACCTACCCTGAGGTCCTTGCCCGGCATCTGGGCAGGGATATCCCCCACGATGGCGAGCGGCTTCCCAGGGCACGAGACATAGCGGCGCTGGCGGTGCCGGTGATCGGGCGGGGCGAGGGCCTCCCGGCCGAAAAGGCGCTTCCCGTCTATCTTCGGGACCAGGTGGTTCGCAAACCCGCCTGA
- a CDS encoding arylesterase: MRESCNHIIRGFRGSAVVFAAVLLLFACGEQPQLLPLHQHATILAFGDSLTYGTGAAPEESYPAVLERLIGRRVVNAGVPGELSHEGLKRLPGLLEQHQPVLLLLCHGGNDLLQKQDGDRLADNLREMIEIARARGIEVVLLGVPRPKLFLMESEPLYSDIATTMQVPLEPDIIPAVESDEELKSDRIHPNAAGYRLMAEAVAELLHEAGAITR, translated from the coding sequence ATGCGGGAATCGTGCAACCACATAATCCGGGGGTTCAGGGGCAGCGCCGTCGTGTTTGCTGCCGTCCTCCTGCTTTTCGCCTGCGGGGAGCAGCCGCAACTGTTGCCGCTTCACCAGCACGCTACCATTCTGGCGTTCGGGGACAGTCTCACGTACGGCACCGGTGCCGCTCCCGAGGAGAGCTACCCCGCGGTCCTGGAACGGCTCATCGGCCGACGCGTCGTCAATGCCGGCGTTCCCGGCGAATTGAGTCACGAGGGACTGAAGCGCCTGCCCGGCCTCCTCGAACAGCACCAACCCGTCCTGCTACTGCTTTGCCACGGCGGCAACGACCTGCTGCAAAAACAGGATGGTGATCGGCTCGCCGACAACCTCCGTGAGATGATTGAAATCGCCCGGGCCAGGGGTATTGAAGTCGTACTCCTGGGCGTCCCCAGGCCTAAGCTGTTCCTGATGGAGAGTGAACCGCTGTACAGCGACATCGCCACGACCATGCAGGTGCCGTTGGAGCCGGATATCATCCCTGCTGTGGAATCGGATGAGGAGCTGAAATCCGATCGCATCCACCCGAATGCCGCGGGCTACCGTCTTATGGCCGAAGCAGTAGCCGAGCTGTTGCATGAAGCGGGGGCAATTACGAGATAA
- the dapE gene encoding succinyl-diaminopimelate desuccinylase, which produces MSETLDLARDLIRRRSVTPEDAGCQPLLAERLAPLGFRAEHLRFGEVDNLWLRKGTEGPVFCFAGHTDVVPTGPEANWSHPPFDAVVDDGVLHGRGTADMKGSIAAFVTACERFLTRHPEPRGSIAFLITSDEEGPAQDGTVKVVEHLEQRGEKVDWCLVGEPSSTSEVGDVVKNGRRGSLNGRLVVRGTQGHVAYPHLADNPIHHLAPALDALYRKVWDEGNEFFPPTTFQVSNIHGGTGATNVIPGEVEALVNFRFSTESSADELKKRVHAILDARNLNYSIDWSLSGDPFLTPRGALVEATVAAIRAETGREPDVNTAGGTSDGRFIAPTGAQVIELGPLNATIHKVNEQVRVEHLEELSAIYERILERLFGTDE; this is translated from the coding sequence ATGTCTGAAACCCTCGACCTCGCCCGTGACCTCATCCGTCGCCGCTCCGTTACGCCCGAAGACGCCGGCTGTCAGCCCTTGTTGGCGGAGCGCCTCGCGCCGCTGGGTTTCCGAGCTGAACACCTGCGCTTCGGCGAGGTGGACAATCTCTGGCTAAGGAAAGGTACGGAAGGTCCGGTATTCTGCTTCGCCGGCCATACCGATGTGGTCCCCACCGGCCCCGAGGCCAACTGGAGTCACCCGCCCTTCGATGCCGTGGTCGATGATGGCGTGCTGCACGGGCGCGGCACCGCGGACATGAAGGGCTCCATTGCCGCCTTCGTCACCGCCTGCGAACGTTTCCTGACCCGACATCCGGAGCCCCGGGGGAGCATCGCCTTCCTCATCACCAGCGATGAGGAGGGTCCGGCGCAGGATGGCACCGTCAAAGTGGTGGAGCACCTGGAACAGCGCGGCGAAAAGGTCGACTGGTGTCTGGTAGGCGAACCCTCCTCCACCAGCGAAGTGGGGGATGTGGTGAAGAACGGACGGCGCGGATCGCTGAACGGCCGTCTTGTGGTGCGGGGCACCCAGGGCCACGTCGCCTATCCGCACCTGGCCGATAACCCCATCCACCATCTGGCTCCGGCCCTGGATGCCCTCTATCGGAAAGTGTGGGACGAGGGCAATGAATTTTTCCCTCCGACCACCTTCCAGGTCTCCAATATCCACGGCGGGACCGGGGCGACCAATGTGATTCCCGGCGAGGTAGAGGCCCTTGTCAACTTCCGTTTCTCCACCGAAAGCAGCGCCGATGAACTGAAAAAACGGGTCCATGCCATTCTGGATGCCCGTAACCTCAACTACTCGATCGACTGGTCGCTCTCGGGTGATCCCTTTCTCACCCCCCGCGGCGCACTCGTCGAGGCCACCGTCGCCGCCATTCGCGCAGAGACCGGCCGCGAACCGGATGTGAATACCGCAGGTGGCACCTCCGACGGGCGCTTCATCGCCCCCACCGGTGCCCAGGTCATCGAGCTCGGACCGCTTAATGCCACCATTCACAAAGTGAACGAGCAGGTTCGCGTCGAGCACCTGGAGGAGCTTTCCGCCATCTACGAGAGGATCCTCGAGCGGCTTTTTGGGACGGATGAATAA
- a CDS encoding ArsC family reductase, which yields MAKIYGIKTCDTVRKARKWLREHAIEHTFHDFRADGLPEDRLTAWVEAVGWEVLLNRRGLAWRKLPAEKKANVDEVKALELIREEPTLIKRPVLEHDGAIRVGFSEGGYSELFKN from the coding sequence ATGGCCAAAATCTACGGCATCAAAACCTGTGATACGGTGCGAAAGGCGCGCAAGTGGTTGCGCGAGCACGCTATCGAGCACACGTTCCATGATTTTCGCGCCGACGGCCTTCCGGAGGATCGGCTGACTGCCTGGGTAGAAGCCGTCGGTTGGGAGGTGCTGCTGAATCGCCGGGGCCTGGCTTGGCGCAAACTGCCGGCCGAGAAGAAAGCCAATGTCGATGAAGTAAAAGCGCTGGAACTCATCCGCGAAGAGCCGACGCTGATAAAGCGCCCGGTGCTGGAGCACGACGGCGCGATTCGCGTAGGCTTCTCCGAAGGTGGATACTCTGAGCTTTTCAAGAACTGA
- the dapD gene encoding 2,3,4,5-tetrahydropyridine-2,6-dicarboxylate N-succinyltransferase: MEDIKSVIEEAFEHRANITPRSAEPQVKEAVEEAIRLLDSGEQRVAERRGVGDWKVNEWLKKAVLLSFRIEDNRYMKGGFTNYFDKVPSKYADMNSRDFRDCGVRVVPPASARRGSYIAPGVVLMPSYTNIGAYVDSGTMVDTWATVGSCAQIGKNVHLSGGVGIGGVLEPLQAAPTIIEDNCFIGARSEVVEGVIVEEGAVISMGVYIGQSTRIYDREKDEILYGRIPAGSVVVSGNLPSKDGKYSLYCAVIVKKVDEKTRSKVGINELLRDI; this comes from the coding sequence ATGGAAGACATCAAGAGTGTTATCGAGGAAGCCTTTGAGCACCGCGCCAACATCACGCCGCGCAGTGCCGAGCCTCAAGTGAAAGAGGCCGTCGAAGAGGCCATCCGCCTGCTGGACAGTGGCGAACAGCGGGTTGCCGAACGCCGCGGCGTGGGTGACTGGAAGGTCAACGAGTGGTTGAAGAAGGCGGTCCTGCTCTCCTTCCGCATCGAGGACAACCGCTACATGAAGGGCGGCTTCACCAACTATTTCGACAAGGTGCCGTCCAAATATGCCGACATGAACTCACGCGACTTTCGCGACTGCGGTGTACGCGTGGTCCCACCGGCCTCGGCCCGACGCGGCTCCTATATCGCGCCCGGTGTGGTGCTGATGCCCTCCTATACCAATATCGGCGCCTACGTGGATTCCGGCACCATGGTCGATACCTGGGCGACCGTCGGCTCCTGTGCGCAGATCGGCAAGAATGTCCATCTCTCCGGCGGCGTCGGCATCGGCGGCGTTCTGGAGCCCCTGCAGGCGGCCCCGACCATCATCGAGGACAACTGCTTCATCGGCGCCCGCTCCGAGGTTGTCGAGGGGGTCATCGTCGAGGAGGGTGCGGTCATCTCCATGGGGGTCTACATCGGCCAGTCCACCCGCATCTACGACCGCGAAAAAGACGAAATCCTCTATGGCCGCATCCCCGCCGGCTCGGTGGTGGTCTCCGGAAACCTGCCGAGCAAGGATGGAAAATACAGCCTCTACTGCGCCGTGATCGTCAAGAAAGTCGACGAGAAGACCCGCTCCAAGGTCGGCATCAACGAGCTGCTGCGGGATATCTAA
- the dapC gene encoding succinyldiaminopimelate transaminase → MNPDLEKLQPYPFEKLNSLKTGVRPPAGKPHIALSIGEPKHQPPAFVVEEVITHLHGLANYPITKGRPELRAAAGAWLTRRFGLPTDSIDPEANLLPVAGTREALFAFAQAVVDRSRDPLVLAPNPFYQIYEGAALLAGATPFFLNTTAENRFLPDLDAVTADVWQRTQLIYLCSPGNPTGAVMPVEQLQRLIRLADEHDFIIASDECYSELYFEEDTPPPGLLQAAAAMGRDDYRRCVVFHSLSKRSNLPGLRSGFVAGDRELLRRFLHYRTYQGCALPPPTQAASIVAWQDETHVKANRDLYRAKFGAVLDILQPVLDIERPDAGFYLWPKTPIADTDFTRGLFKQQNVTVLPGSYLSREAHGLNPGAGRIRMALVAELDECIEAAERVRRFVESL, encoded by the coding sequence ATGAACCCGGATCTCGAAAAACTGCAGCCCTACCCCTTCGAGAAACTGAATTCTCTGAAGACCGGCGTACGGCCGCCCGCAGGCAAGCCCCACATCGCCCTGTCTATCGGCGAGCCCAAGCACCAGCCGCCGGCGTTCGTGGTCGAAGAGGTGATCACGCACCTGCATGGGCTGGCCAATTACCCCATTACCAAGGGGCGCCCGGAGTTGCGCGCCGCCGCAGGGGCCTGGCTGACCCGCCGCTTCGGCCTGCCAACGGACAGTATTGACCCGGAGGCCAACCTGCTTCCGGTAGCGGGTACCCGTGAGGCCCTGTTCGCCTTCGCCCAGGCCGTCGTGGATCGCTCGCGCGACCCGCTGGTACTGGCCCCCAATCCCTTCTATCAGATCTATGAAGGTGCCGCGCTGCTGGCCGGTGCCACGCCCTTTTTCCTGAACACCACGGCGGAAAACCGGTTCCTCCCGGACCTGGATGCGGTCACGGCCGATGTCTGGCAGCGCACCCAGCTCATCTACCTGTGCAGTCCCGGCAATCCGACGGGTGCCGTGATGCCGGTGGAGCAGTTGCAGAGGCTGATTCGGCTGGCGGACGAGCACGATTTCATCATCGCCTCCGACGAGTGTTACTCCGAACTCTATTTCGAGGAGGATACCCCGCCGCCCGGCCTGCTCCAGGCCGCCGCGGCAATGGGCCGTGACGATTACCGCCGCTGCGTGGTGTTCCACAGCCTCTCCAAGCGTTCCAATCTGCCCGGCCTGCGCTCCGGCTTTGTGGCCGGAGACCGCGAACTCCTGCGCCGCTTTCTGCACTACCGCACCTATCAAGGCTGTGCACTGCCGCCGCCCACCCAGGCGGCCAGCATCGTCGCCTGGCAGGATGAAACCCATGTGAAGGCCAACCGGGACCTTTACCGGGCGAAATTTGGCGCCGTTTTGGATATCCTCCAGCCAGTCCTCGATATCGAACGACCGGATGCGGGCTTCTATCTGTGGCCGAAAACCCCGATCGCCGATACCGACTTCACCCGGGGGCTGTTCAAGCAACAGAACGTGACAGTTCTGCCCGGCAGCTATCTCTCCCGAGAGGCCCATGGTCTGAATCCGGGCGCCGGGCGAATACGCATGGCCCTGGTGGCGGAACTGGATGAATGTATCGAAGCGGCCGAACGTGTCCGCCGCTTCGTCGAGAGCCTGTAA
- a CDS encoding hypervirulence associated TUDOR domain-containing protein, with product MARRFKVGDHVRWNSEAGYVTGRIIHVHTRDTEYKGHRRRASEDEPQYEIRSDKSDHIAMHKDSALEPVR from the coding sequence ATGGCAAGACGCTTCAAGGTTGGCGATCACGTGCGTTGGAACTCGGAGGCCGGCTACGTCACCGGCCGCATCATCCACGTTCACACCCGGGACACCGAGTACAAGGGCCATCGTCGGCGTGCCAGCGAGGACGAGCCCCAGTACGAAATCCGCAGCGACAAGAGCGATCACATTGCCATGCACAAGGATTCGGCACTGGAGCCGGTCCGCTGA
- a CDS encoding DUF488 domain-containing protein, protein MVIWTLVHSNRNWGEFLTLLRSQRIEQVADVRRFAGSRKHPQFGQEELPQRLAASGLAYQHIVELGGRRRSNPGSINTVWRNPAFRAYADYTQTESYRSGRARLLQMAAHGRTALLCSEAVWWRCHRALIADDLKSVGILVLHIMSPTKVVEHPYTTAAKIVDGQLVYGPASPH, encoded by the coding sequence ATGGTGATCTGGACGCTCGTGCACTCGAACCGGAACTGGGGAGAATTTCTCACTCTGCTGCGCTCGCAGCGTATTGAGCAGGTGGCGGATGTGCGCCGCTTCGCCGGCTCACGCAAGCACCCGCAGTTCGGTCAGGAGGAACTGCCCCAGCGGTTGGCCGCCTCCGGTCTGGCCTATCAGCACATCGTCGAACTGGGCGGACGCCGCAGGTCCAACCCCGGCTCCATCAACACCGTGTGGCGCAACCCGGCGTTCCGCGCCTACGCCGACTACACGCAGACCGAGAGCTACCGCAGCGGACGCGCTCGGCTGCTACAGATGGCGGCCCACGGTCGCACCGCCCTCCTGTGTTCGGAGGCGGTGTGGTGGCGCTGTCACCGCGCGCTGATCGCCGACGACCTCAAGAGCGTGGGTATCCTCGTGCTCCACATCATGTCGCCGACGAAAGTCGTGGAGCATCCCTATACAACCGCCGCCAAGATAGTCGACGGTCAGCTCGTATACGGGCCGGCATCGCCGCACTGA